Part of the Engystomops pustulosus chromosome 4, aEngPut4.maternal, whole genome shotgun sequence genome is shown below.
atatatagcactacaacccccaatgtGACTGTGATACACACAGACTGTACGTAtatagcactacaacccccaatgtGACTGTGATACacaccgactgtacatatatagtaCTACAACCCCCAATGTGACTGTGATACACACAGACTGTACATAtatagcactacaacccccaacatgatggtgACACACATCTAATGTACATAtatagcactacaacccccaatgtGACTGTGATACACATCAACTGTACATATATAGTACTACAAACCCCAACATGACGGTAATAAacaccgactgtacatatatagtaCTACAACCCTCAACATGATGGTGACACACATCTAatgtaaatatacactcaccggccactttattaggtccacctgtccaactgctcgttaacacttaatttctaatcagccaatcacatggcggcagctcagtgcatttgggcatgtagacatggtcaggacaatctcctgcagttctcccgagcatcagtatggggaagaaaggtgatttgtggcctttgaacgtggcatggttgttggtgccagaagggctggtctgagtatttcagaaactgctgatctactgggattttcacgcacaaccatctctagggtttacagagaatggtctgaaaaagaaaaaacatccagtgagcggcagttctgtgggcggaaatgccttgttgatgcaagaggtcagaggagaatgggcagactggttcgagctgatagaaaggcaacagtgactcaaatcgccaccgttacaaccaaggtaggcagaagagcatctctgaacgcacactacgtccaactttgaggcagatgggctacagcagcagaagaccacaccgggtgccactcctttcagctaagaacaggaaactgaggctacaatttgcacaagctcatcgaaattggagagtagaagattggaaaaacgttgcctggtctgatgagtctcgatttctgctgcgacattcggatggtggggtcagaatttggatccatcctgccttgtatcagcggctcaggctggtggtggtggtgtcatggatccatcctgccttgtatcagcggctcaggctggtggtggtggtgtcatggatccatcctgccttgtatcagcggctcaggctggtggtgtcatggatccatcctgccttgtatcagcggctcaggctggtggtggtggtgtcatggatccatcctgccttgtatcagcggctcaggctggtggtggtggtgtcatggatccatcctgccttgtatcagcgggtcaggctggtggtgtcatggatccatcctgccttgtatcagcggctcaggctggtggtggtgtcatggatccatcctgccttgtatcagcggctcaggctggtggtggtggtgtcatggatccatcctgccttgtatcagcgggtcaggctggtggtggtggtatcatggatccatcctgccttgtatcagcggctcaggctggtggtggtggtgtcatggtgtctttgggccccttggtacaatgccacagcctacctgagtattgttgctgaccatgtccatccctttatgagcacaatgtaccctgtaacatctgatggctactttcagcaggataatgcgccatgtcataaagctggaatcatctcagactggtttcttgaacatgacaatgaggtcactggacacaaatggctccagtcaccagatctcaatccaatagagcatctttgggatgtggtggaacgggagattcgcatcatggatgtgcagccgacaaatctgcggcaactgtgtgatgccatcatgtcactatggagcaaaatctctgaggagcttccagcaccttgttgtatctatgccaccaagaatttaggcagttctgaaggcaaaaggggggtccaactcgttactagcatggtggacctaataaagtggccggtgagtgtatagtactACAACCCCCAATGTGACTGTGATACACACAGACTGTACATAGTACTACAACAACCAACATCAACTTACCATTGGTGAAGACTATATTACAGTCCTATTCGAGTTGAAAGGGGTCTGCACACTGTAGAGGGTCCAAGAAACTAAACTGGTCATGTGACGCGTTTATCATTACCAGGGGTCGGAGCCGCTCACTCCGAAGGATCTCTGAGGGATAAGTTGTTTGAAAATTACAATGTTCACGTCCGTCCTACGAGAACTCCTCAGGAGAAGGTGCCCGTCCAAGTGGGGATGGTCCTCTCCCAACTCATCAGCCTGGTAAGCTGGCGCAGCACTCACTCAGAGCCCCAGATACCACCTAGTCCTACACCACATGGTCCTGGTCCTTATGGCAAGCCGCCCCCTCCCTCTATGGATTGGGTCACATGGGTCACAACCGCTCTAAGGGAGTCTTCATCACGTTTCCTTTCTTTCCTATAGAATGAGAAAGATGAAGAGCTGACGACCAAGGGCTTCATGAATCTGGTAGGTTGTGGTCCATCCGGGGGCTTGGGGCCACTTATTTCATGGGGCCCGCACATTCCTGGCCTTGGGCTGCACACACTGTAACTGATGGGGTAATGGCACATTCTTCTGCTCACCACCTTCTAATCATCCGATTCCTCCAGGCTTGGAATGATAATCGCCTGACCTGGGACCCCACACAATATCATGGGATTGAGACCCTGCGGATCCCTTCAGACCAGGTGTGGAAACCGGATATCGTCCTCATGAATAAGTGAGTATGTGGCTGATACAGATCGGTGGTCCTCTGGCTCCGGGACTCTTGGccacctcttccttcttctccctTCTGGCAGTAATGATGGTGAATTTGATGTTGCGTTGGAGGTGGAGGTTCTCGTGAACTGGAAAGGGAACGTGACCTGGCACCCACCAGCTCTCTATCACAGCAGCTGCAGCATCGAGGTGAGAGGCTACGGCTTCTCCTGTAGTGGTAGCCAGATCTCTGGGATAATGTAGACATGTCTCTATATGGTTGTGGTCACTCGTCCTCCTAATGGCTTCATCTCCACCCCCACCATTTAGGTTGAGTACTTTCCTTTCGACTGGCAGAACTGCAGCATGGTGTTCCGGTCTCAGACCTATGAAGCGGACGAGATCACGCTGGAGCATCCTCGAGACTCCCAAGGAAGGGAAATCACCCAAGTGGTCATCTTCCCGAATACCTTCACCGGTGAGGTCATCTAATATAtaacatagatacatatataatgcTGAGGTCACACACAGGTCATCCAGGTCCTGTGGTTCACACAATTGTGTTTCTTGCAGAAAACGGCCAGTGGGAAATCCGTCACCGATCTTCTCGTAAGAACACCCTGCCCACCGACCCCACCTATGAAGATATCACTTTTTATCTGGTTATTCGGCGTAAACCCCTGTTCTACATCGTCAACATCATCGTTCCTTGCATCCTCATTACCATCTTGGCCATCTTCGTGTTCTATCTGCCCCCGGATGCAGGTAACAAGCCTTTGCTCCCAGGATTCACTTTCTAGGGTTTCATTGGGTTGGTACCACAGGTGGCGAGTGTGGAAGGTGTGAGCTTCACCATCTTGGGGATGATGGTCATGGCGGACTGTCTGTACTGTCTTGACTCTCTCCATCATCTGCTTTCCTTCCCTCCAGGTGAGAAGATGACCCTCTCTATTTTTGCCCTCCTCACGCTGACTGTCTTcttgctgcttttggctgataAGGTCCCGGAGACCTCGTTGGCCGTCCCCATCATTGTCAACTACCTGATGTTCACCATGATCCTCGTTACCTTCTCTGTCATCCTGAGCGTGGTCGTCCTGAACCTGCACCACCGCTCCCCAAACACCCATCACATGCCCCAGTGGGTGCGGCAGGTAGAGCCCGTGGGTCTTCTCTCTTGCGGGTGCTGCTCTGGGTAAGTCTTCTCTTGTCTTGTACTAATCTTATCCTTGTGTTGTTAGATTTTTATCCTTCTTCTGCCCCGGTATCTTGGAATCAGTCGGCCAAAGTCTGAACCCCCAGTGGTGGCTCTACCTACCTCCCGTACAGTAGCCGCTCCGCGACACGCAGACGAGTACTTCATACGCCGGCCAGAAAATGACTTTATCTTCCCAAAACCAGAACGGTAAGAACATTACATGGCGCTAAAAACATCAACTCCAGAAAATCACAATGGCCACATGtgttgtgtctgcaccagttttctggtactatatactgatagaaggtctttgtatcttgtacatgttataaagtgtctgcaccagttttctacaTGATTACACTGAGGCAGGAGAGACACATGACCTAGACGTGTAACTGATGGATTATATACACaaagtggtttattaggacaatttctgatgacaggttccctttaaacaaatatATGACTAAATGCAGAACCGTTATATTACACCACGGATGCCACTGTCAGGGGACAGCTGCGACGacaactacctctcacacagaatatacagacaggggggcggggctgtgaccacctatcacacaggatatacaggcaggaggcggggctgtgaccacctatcacacaggatatacaggcagggggcggggctgtgaccacctctcacacaggatatacaggcaggggggggggctgtgaccacctctcacacaggatatacaggcagggggcggggctgtgactacctctcacacgggatatacaggcaggggggggctgtgactaccgctcacacaggatatacaggcagggggcggggctatgactacctctcaaacaggatatacaggcagggggcagggctgtgaccaccgctcacacaggatatacaggcagggggcggggctgtgactacctctcacacaggatatacaggcagggggcggggctgtgactacctctcacacaggatatacaggcagggggcagggctgtgaccacCGCTCACACAGGCAGTATAAGATTATTACAGAAGTCATCAGTTCACATAGATATTTTGGGTTCTCCCTGCACAGGTATCAGGCGGAGGCCTTCTCTAAAGACATGAAGTGGTTCCTGGATGGACCCAGTTTGGGTCTTACTCTCCCTCCAGATCTTCAGTCTGCGGTCAGTGCCATCCGCTACTTGGCCCAGCagctgcaggagcaggaggactaCGATACGGTGAGTACTGGGAGAGCAGTGATAGGACGTTTTCCATCAaactccatcctgataaacccagGACATTACTCGTAGACCAAGGCGCTGGTTCTGGGGTAGTTCTCTTTGtgcaggctgctacactgtgcatgagtgagattacatcagacagaagaGGGGAAGAAGTGCTGAGAGATcagaaggggagacagtgtaacagctgtaGAAGCTAAAGAACGGACAGGCTCTGGTAAACGCCcaaggagcccttcagactcattagcataactgtaaaagttgatattagaaggaaggagtccatggataacacatataagaagataccaccgtcccggtgcccggatctatgggtaatgtcccgggtttatcaggatgcattgtgatgggagatatttttttcatatctcaaacagtaataataatagtattatAATAATCATATTGATCTGTTGGGGTACTAATAATAGTATTATAATCCTATAGAACTGTCGGGGGAGTAATAACAGTATTATAATCCTATAGATATGTTGGGGGAGTAATAACAGTATTATAATCCTATAGATATATTGGGggagtaataatagtataatcCTATAGATCTGTCGGGGGGGTAATAATAGTATAATCCTATAGATCTGTCGGGTGAGTAATAACAGTATTATAATCCTATAGATCTGTCAGGGGAGTAATAATAGTATTATAATCCTATAGATTTGGCGGGGGAGTAATAACAGTATTATAATCCTATAGTTCCATCGGGggagtaataatagtataatcCTATAGATCCATCAGGGGAGTAATAACAGTATTATAATCCTATAGATCCATCGGGGGAGTAATAACAGTATTATAATCCTATAGATATGTTGGGGGAGTAATAATAGTATTATAATCCTATAGATCTGTCAGGggagtaataatagtataataatcCTATAGATCTGTCGGGGGAGTAATAACAGTATTATAATCCTATAGATTTGGCGCTGGAGTATTAATACTACTGTAATGCACACTATTAGAGGCCGGGTTATTATGTACGGCTGATTACGCCCTCTCTCCCGGCAGCTGAAGGAGGACTGGCAGTACGTGGCCATGGTGGTGGACCGCCTCTTCCTCTGGACATTCATCATCTTTAATACTCTGGGGACCCTCACCATCTTCCTGGACGCCAGCTTCAACCGCGCCCCGGACGCCCCATTCCCCTGAGAGGGAACATCCGGAGCCCAAAGTCTGAGCCTCTAATAAATggtttatattgttttataaatATTCTGATGTCTCATCATTGTATAATCATCCCGTTACCTCACACTCCCGCTCTCTATGGTGGCGGAGGACTCCCGTTACCTCACACTCCCGCTCTCTATGGTGGCGGAGGACTCCCGTTACCTCACACTCCCGCTCTCTATGGTGGCGGAGGACTCCCGTTACCTCACACTCCCGCTCTCTATGGTGGCGGAGGGCTCCCGTTACCTCACACTCCCGCTCTCTATGGTGGCGGAGGGCTCCCGTTAACTCACATGCCCGCTCTCTATGGTGGAGGCAGAGGAGTCCCGTTACCTCACACTCCCGCTCTCTATGGTGGAGGAGGACTCCCGTTACCTCACACTCCCGTTACCTCACACTGCCGCTCTCTATGGTGGCGGAGGGCTCCCGTTACCTCACACTCCCGCTCTCTATGGTGGAGGAGGACTCCCGTTACCTCACACTCCCGCTCTCTATGGTGGAGGCAGAGGACTCCCGTTACCTCACACTCCCGCTCTCTATGGTGGAGGCAGAGGACTCCCGTTACCTCACACTCCCGCTCTCTATGGTGGAGGCGGAGGACTCCCGTTACCTCACACTCCCGCTCTCTATGGTGGAGGCGGAGGACTCCCGTTACCTCACACTCCCGCTCTCTATGGTGGAGGCGGAGGACTCCCGTTACCTCACACTCCCGCTCTCTATGGTGGAGGCGGAGGACTCCCGTTACCTCACACTCTCGCTCTCTATGGTGGAGGCGGAGGACTCCCGTTACCTCACACTCCCGCTCTCTATGGTGGAGGCGGAGGACTCCCGTTACCTCACACTCCCGCTCTCTATGGTGGAGGCGGAGGACTCCCGTTACCTCACACTCCCGCTCTCTATGGTGGAGGCGGAGGACTCCCGTTACCTCACACTCCCGCTCTCTATGGTGGAGGCGGAGGACTCCCGTTACCTCACACTCCCGCTCTCTATGGTGGAGGCGGAGGACTCCCGTTACCTCACACTCCCGCTCTCTATGGTGGAGGCGGAGGACTCCCGTTACCTCACACTCCCGCTCTCTATGGTGGAGGCGGAGGACTCCCGTTACCTCACACTCCCGCTCTCTATGGTGGAGGCGGAGGACTCCCGTTACCTCACACTCCCGCTCTCTATGGTGGAGGCGGACTCCCGTTACCTCCCACTCCCGGTCTCTATGTTGGAGGCGGTGGACTCCCGTTACCTCACACTCCAGGTCTCTATGTTGGAGGCGGAGGACTCCCGTTACCTCACACTCCCGCTCTCTATGGTGGAGGCGGAGGACTCCCGTTACCTCACACTCCCGCTCTCTATGGTGGAGGAGGACTCCCGTTACCTCACACTCCCGCATTCTATGGTGGCGGAGGGCTCCCGTTACCTCAAACTCCCGCTCTCTATGGTGGAGGAGGACTCCCGTTACCTCACACTCCCGCTCTCTATGGTGGAGGAGGACTCCCGTTACCTCACACTCCAGGTACTATGGTGGAGGAGGACTCCTGTTACCTCACACTCCCGCTCTCTATGGTGGAGGCGGAGGACTCCCGTTACCTCACACTCCCGCTCTCTATGGTGGAGGCGGAGGACTCCCGTTACCTCACACCCCCGCTCTCTATGGTGGAGGCGGAGGACTCCCGTTACCTCACACTCCCGCTCTCTATGGTGGAGGCGGAGGACTCCCGTTACCTCACACTCCCGTTCTCTATGGTGGCGGAGGGCTCCCGTTACCTCACACTCCCGCTCTCTATGGTGGAGGCGGACTACCGTTACCTCACACTCCCGCTCTCTATGATGGCGGAGGACTCCCGTTACCTCACACTCCCGCTCTCTATGGTGGAGGCAAAGGATTCCCGTTAGCTCACACTGCCGCTCTCTATGGTGGAGGACTCCCGTTACCTCACACTCCCGCTCTCTATGGTGGCGGAGGGCTCCCGTTACCTCACACTCCCGCTCTCTATGGTGAAGGCAAAGGATTCCCGTTAGCTCACACTGCCGCTCTCTATGGTGGAGAACTCCCGTTACCTCACACTCCCGCACTCTATGGTGGCGGAGGACTCCCGTTACCTCACACTCCCGCTCTCTATGGTGGCGGAGGACTCCCGTTACCTCACACTCCCGCTCTCTATGGTGGCGGAGGACTCCCGTTACCTCACACTCCCGCTCTCTATGGTGGAGGAGGACTCCCGTTACCTCACTCTCCTGCTCTCTATGGTGGAGGCGAAGGACTCCCGTTACCTCACACTCCAGGTCTCTATGGTGGAGGAGGACTCCCGTTACCATACACTCCTGGTCTCTATGGTGGAGGAGGACTCCCGTTACCTCACACTCCAGGTACTATGGTGGAGGAGGACTCCTGTTACCTCACACTCCCGCTCTCTATGGTGGTGGAGGACTCCCGTTACCTTACACTCCCGCTCTCTATGTTGGAGGCGGTGGACTCCCGTTACCTCACACGCCCGCTCTCTATGTTGGAGGCGGTGGACTCCCGTTACCTCACACGCCCGCTCTCTATGTTGGAGGCGGTGGACTCCCGTTACCTCACGCGCCCGCTCTCTATGTTGGAGGCGGTGGACTCCCGTTACCTCACACGCCCGCTCTCTATGTTGGAGGCGGTGGACTCCCGTTACCTCACACGCCCGCTCTCTATGTTGGAGGCGGTGGACTCCCGTTACCTCACACGCCCACTCTCTATGGTGGAGGCGGAGGACTCCCGTTACCTCACACTCCCGCTCTCTATGGTGGAGGAGGACTCCCGTTACCTCACACTCCCGCTCTCTATGGTGGAGGAGGACTCCCGTTACCTCACACTCCCGCTCTCTATGGTGGAGGAGGACTCCCGTTACCTCACACTCCAGGTCTCTATGGTGGAGGAGGACTCCCGTTACCTCACGCTCCTGGTCTCTATGGTGGAGGAGGACTCCCGTTACCTCACGCTCCAGGTCTCTATGGTGGCGGAGGACTCCCGTTACCTCACACTCCGGGTCTCTATGGTGGAGGAGGACTCCCGTTACCTCACACTCCAGGTCTCTATGGTGGAGGAGGACTCCCGTTACCTCACACTCCCGCTCTCTATGGTGGTGGAGGGCTCCCGTTATCTCACACTCCCGCACTCTATGGTGGCGGAGGGCTCCCGTTACCTCACACTCCCGCTCTCTATGGTGGAGGAGGACTCCCGTTACCTCACACTCCCGCTCTCTATGGTGGCGGAGGACTCCCGTTACCTCACACTCCCGCTCTCTATGTTGGAGGCGGTGGACTCCCGTTACCTCACACGCCCGCTCTCTATGTTGGAGGCGGTGGACTCCCGTTACCTCACACGCCCGCTCTCTATGTTGGAGGCGGTGGACTCCCGTTACCTCACACTCCCGCTCTCTATGGTGGAGGCGGAGGACTCCCGTTACCTCACACTCCCGCTCTCTATGGTGGAGGCGGAGGACTCCCGTTACCTCACACTCCCGCTCTCTATGGTGGAGGCGGAGGACTCCCGTTACCTCACACTCCCGCTCTCTATGGTGGTGGAGGACTCCCGTTACCTCACACTCCCGCTCTCTATGGTGGAGGAGGACTCCCGTTACCTCACACTCCCGCTCTCTATGGTGGAGGAGGACTCCCGTTACCTCACACTTCAGGTCTCTATGGTGGAGGAGGACTCCCGTTACCTCACACTCCAGGTCTCTATGGTGGAGGAGGACTCCCGTTACCTCACACTCCCGCTCTCTATGGTGGAGGAGGGCTCCCGTTATCTCACACTCCCGCACTCTATGGTGGCGGAGGGCTCCCGTTACCTCACACTCCCGCTCTCTATGGTGGAGGAGGACTCCCGTTACCTCACACTCCCGCACTCTATGGTGGAGGAGGACTCCCGTTACCTCACACTCCCGCACTCT
Proteins encoded:
- the CHRNB1 gene encoding acetylcholine receptor subunit beta gives rise to the protein MEETWRLLAVTLLYTALLQGVGAAHSEGSLRDKLFENYNVHVRPTRTPQEKVPVQVGMVLSQLISLNEKDEELTTKGFMNLAWNDNRLTWDPTQYHGIETLRIPSDQVWKPDIVLMNNNDGEFDVALEVEVLVNWKGNVTWHPPALYHSSCSIEVEYFPFDWQNCSMVFRSQTYEADEITLEHPRDSQGREITQVVIFPNTFTENGQWEIRHRSSRKNTLPTDPTYEDITFYLVIRRKPLFYIVNIIVPCILITILAIFVFYLPPDAGEKMTLSIFALLTLTVFLLLLADKVPETSLAVPIIVNYLMFTMILVTFSVILSVVVLNLHHRSPNTHHMPQWVRQIFILLLPRYLGISRPKSEPPVVALPTSRTVAAPRHADEYFIRRPENDFIFPKPERYQAEAFSKDMKWFLDGPSLGLTLPPDLQSAVSAIRYLAQQLQEQEDYDTLKEDWQYVAMVVDRLFLWTFIIFNTLGTLTIFLDASFNRAPDAPFP